In one window of Pagrus major chromosome 12, Pma_NU_1.0 DNA:
- the LOC141005597 gene encoding tripartite motif-containing protein 16-like — protein sequence MAQRAVQLDQEIFSCPICLDPLKDPVTIPCGHSYCKNCINNHWDKEDERRIHSCPQCRKSFTPRPELLKNTMLAALVEGLKKTGLQAAPADHCYAGPEDVACDFCTGRKLRALKSCLQCVASYCEKHLQPHYDVAPLKKHKLVEPSKKLQENVCSRHDEVLKIFCRTDQQCICILCSMDEHKGHDTVSAAAERTERQRELEGSRQNIQQRIQDREEDVKVLQQEVEAINGSADKAVKHSEKIFTKLIRLMEKRRSDVKQQVRSQQETEVSRVKELQEKLEQEITELKRKDAELKKLSHTEDHNQFLHNYPSLSALSESTHSSSINIRPLKYFEDVTAAVSEVRDKLQDVLRETWTNISLTETQVDVLLPQPEPKTRADFLRYSCDITMYPNTANKWLLLSEGNRKATYRRRQQSYSRHPDRFTGWEQVLSRESLTGRCYWEVERRGGAVGVAVAYKNISRAGISQECGFGFNDKSWGLCCSTDSYNFWYNKVQTPVSGPESSRVGVYLDHSAGILSFYSVSETITLLHRVQTTFTQPLYAGLQFNWFHSEVSAEFCQLK from the coding sequence atggcgcaAAGAGCAGTTCAGCTGGACCAAGAAATATTTTCTTGTCCGATCTGTTTGGATCcactgaaggatccggtgactattccctgtggacacagctactgcaagaaCTGTATTAACAATCACTGGGAcaaagaggatgagaggaggatccacagctgccctcagtgcaggaagagcttcacaccgaggcctgagctgctgaaaaacaccatgttagcagctttagtggaggggctgaagaagactggactccaagctgctcctgctgatcactgctatgctggacctgaagatgtggcctgtgatttctgcactgggaggaaactgagagccctcaagtcctgtctgcagtgtgtggcctcttactgtgagaaacacctccagcctcattatGATGTGGCtccattaaagaaacacaagctggtggagccgtccaagaagctccaggagaacgTCTGCTCTCGTCATGATGAGGTACTGAAGATtttctgccgtactgatcagcagtgtatctgtatTTTGTGCTCCATGGatgaacataaaggccacgacacagtgtcagctgcagcagagaggactgagaggcagagagagctcgaggggagtcgacaaaacatccagcagagaatccaggacagagaggaagatgtgaaggtgcttcaacaggaggtggaggccatcaatggctctgctgataaagcagtgaagcacagtgagaagatcttcaccaagctgatccgtctcatggagaaaagacgctctgatgtgaagcagcaggtcagatcccagcaggaaactgaagtgagtcgagtcaaagagcttcaggagaagctggagcaggagatcactgagctgaagaggaaagacgctgagctgaagaagctctcacacacagaggatcacaaccagtttctacacaactacccctcactgtcagcactcagtgagtctacacactcatccagcatcaatatccgtcctctgaagtactttgaggatgtgacagcagctgtgtcagaggtcagagacaaactacaggacgtcctgagagagacatggacaaacatctcactgacagagactcaagtggatgttttactgccacAACCGGAGcccaagaccagagctgacttcttaagatattcatgtgacatcacaatgtatccaaacacagcaaacaaatggctgttattatctgaggggaacagaaaagcaacatacAGGAGACGACAACAGTCTTATTCTAGacacccagacagattcactggGTGGGagcaggtcctgagtagagagagtctgactggacgttgttactgggaggtggagaggagaggaggagcagttggtgtagcagtcgcatacaagaacATCAGCAGAGCAGGGATCTCACAGGAATGTGGATTTGGATTCAATGACAAATCTTGGGggttatgttgttccacagACAGTTATAACTTCTGGTACAACAAAGTCcaaactcccgtctcaggtcctgagtcctccagagttggagtgtacctggatcacagtgcaggtattctgtccttctacagcgtctctgaaaccatcactctcctccacagagtccagaccacattcactcagcctctctatgctggacttcAGTTTAACTGGTTTCATTCTGAAGTCTCTGCTGAGTTTTGTCaactcaaatag